The genomic interval GTCTATGATTCAGCCTTAGGGCTGGTGACCATTCAATTGCAAAGTGGGGCGATTTTTAGCTTTCCAGCGGCGATCGCCCAAGGCTTAGCAGGAGCCGAGCCAGACGCCTTAGCCCAAGTGGAAGTAACCCCCATGGGAGATGGATTGCATTGGCCGACCCTAGATGCCGATTTCAGCGTGACAGGGTTGTTGGCAGGCATGTTTGGCACCCCACGGTGGATGGCCGACTTGCAGCAACGGCAGGCATCCTAGGAGGCGATCGCTGCTCATCCATCGTGATGCCCTCAAGATAATACTGGGATCTACGTACCATCTGGTAGTCCTGGATCTTAGCCACTAAAGGCAGGCCATTGACTCAACGCCAGAGCATGACCCTCTCCCTCAGTCCAAGCAGCCTAGACTACAATAACGGCTATGAATCAACCCATCCAAAACTGTTACTGGATTGTCTCAGGAGCATTCCTAGCCGGTGAATATCCCAGAGACAAAGACGACCAAACCTCCCGCAACAAACTGGGCAGATTGCTAGACAGCGGCGTGACCACCTTTATTGACCTAACCGAAGCCGATGAAGGACTCCTGCCCTATGCCCAGTGGCTAGGCACCGCCACCCACCATCGCTTTCCTATTCAGGATGTATCCGTACCCTCCTCTCCCCAGATAACCCAAGATATTCTAGACACCATCGACCGCGCCATTGACCGAGGAGAACGGGTCTATCTCCATTGCTGGGGTGGAGTAGGACGCACAGGCGTGATTGTGGGCTGTTGGCTAGCACGCCACGGCCATGCCGGCCCAGCCGCCCTCGACCAACTCCATGACCTCTGGCAACAATGCCCCAAGTCACGCAGAAGGCGATCGCCTGAGACCCAAGAACAAGAACGCTACATTCTGAACTGGGAAGCTGGGAAATAAGCGCTACAAGCTGATCTGAATCAGATTGTCTAGTGGTGAGGGAACAGGAGTTCTAGCTCCCTTCTCCCTAGGGAGAAGGGTTGAGGATGAGGGCAAATCATCTATCGATTCAGCAATGCCGTCTTATTCGCACATTATCTGACCCCAACATCGCTTTGTTTGTGAGCCGCTACAGTTAGCGATCGCCAATAAGCACTTTTGATAGCCCAGAAACTCGTTCCATAATGATCATCAGCACTGCGGTAATGACAATTAGAACTCCAGAAATCGCCGCTGCTCGAACGTCGAGGTCATTTTCAATCATCGACCACATCCGAATAGGCAGCACTTCAGTCCGCGCATCCGAGAGAAACAGCGATACGGTGATGTTATCGAAAGACGTCAAAAACGCCATGAATGCGCCAATCAGGACACCTTGTTTGATCAAGGGCAACGTGACTTGCCAAAACGTATACTGAGGACTGGCCCCCAGTGCCACCGAGGCTTCTTGCAGAATCGATCCGAGTTGAGTCAAGCTAGCGAGAATGTTGCGAACCACATAGGGCGTACAAATTACTACATGACCGATCACAAGGGTCGCGATCGATAGGCGAACTCCCGTTAGGCTAAAAAAGGTCAAAATACCCAGTCCTACAGCCACGCCAGGCAGCGCTAAAGGCGACATGACGAGGGCATCCATGGCAGTGACCCAACGGGCGCGACTCCTGGCCATAGCTAAAGAAGCGCAAATACCCAATACAATGCAGATAATCGCCGTCATGGTTGCCACTTGAAAGCTTGTCCAAGCAGCAGCCTTCACTTCCGTAAACGTCAGGAGTGAAATATACCACTGGAAGGATAAACCGGGCGGAGGAAACTGGAGTGTTTGAGCAGAACTCAAGGATGCTAACAGAACAATTAGCGTCGGCACTGTTAAAACAATTAAGCTGAAGATGGCAAGTCCCCCCATGATCAGCCGGAAAGAAAGCTGATCCAGCC from Candidatus Obscuribacterales bacterium carries:
- a CDS encoding DUF2442 domain-containing protein, with the protein product MVEPSVDNSAFQQQFERAQSAASQANRAEPRAISAVYDSALGLVTIQLQSGAIFSFPAAIAQGLAGAEPDALAQVEVTPMGDGLHWPTLDADFSVTGLLAGMFGTPRWMADLQQRQAS
- a CDS encoding ABC transporter permease, whose translation is MAVSTSRSNRSIRSNLTWLDQLSFRLIMGGLAIFSLIVLTVPTLIVLLASLSSAQTLQFPPPGLSFQWYISLLTFTEVKAAAWTSFQVATMTAIICIVLGICASLAMARSRARWVTAMDALVMSPLALPGVAVGLGILTFFSLTGVRLSIATLVIGHVVICTPYVVRNILASLTQLGSILQEASVALGASPQYTFWQVTLPLIKQGVLIGAFMAFLTSFDNITVSLFLSDARTEVLPIRMWSMIENDLDVRAAAISGVLIVITAVLMIIMERVSGLSKVLIGDR